One Triplophysa rosa linkage group LG21, Trosa_1v2, whole genome shotgun sequence DNA segment encodes these proteins:
- the lg21h1orf52 gene encoding UPF0690 protein C1orf52 homolog, with protein sequence MSNEEKAEGRNFFMGYDDLSDSSSDSDTNESSKKSRGGPESSGGSEPQSRKRAAETLPKPDDLFQSVSKPAFLYNPLNKVIDWDRRTVKAPEEPPKAFKVWKTNAVPPPQTYVTEEKKKGPPAGMDMAIKWSNVYEDNGDDAPQAHRGPARFLPEDEEGEEPSHVDSDDDEQGKHLKSAKKQRVETFQQKEKRKRDIGQATSDKNFVEEEKRILRQCNE encoded by the exons ATGAGCAATGAGGAGAAAGCCGAGGGTCGTAATTTCTTCATGGGATATGATGATCTGAGTGACAGCTCCAGTGATTCTGACACGAATGAGTCCAGTAAGAAGAGCCGAGGCGGACCCGAGTCGTCCGGAGGATCCGAACCGCAGAGTCGCAAACGAGCCGCCGAAACGCTGCCGAAACCCGACGATCTGTTCCAGTCGGTCAGCAAACCCGCGTTCCTCTATAATCCGCTTAATAAAGTGATTGACTGGGACAGAAGAACCGTGAAAGCGCCAGAAGAG CCTCCAAAAGCGTTTAAAGTGTGGAAGACCAATGCCGTACCTCCACCCCAAACATACGTGACAGAGGAGAAGAAGAAGGGACCTCCTGCTGGAATGGACATGGCCATCAAATGGTCAAATGTCTATGAAGATAACGGTGACGACGCCCCTCAGGCCCACCGCGGTCCCGCCCGCTTCCTGCCGGAGGATGAGGAGGGGGAGGAGCCATCTCATGTGGACTCTG ATGACGATGAACAGGGGAAGCACCTGAAGTCCGCAAAGAAACAGCGAGTGGAAACCTTTCAGCAGAAGGAGAAGAGAAAGAGGGATATTGGACAGGCAACATCAGATAAGAACTTTGTGGAAGAAGAGAAGAGGATCCTCAGACAGTGTAATGAGTGA